Proteins encoded in a region of the Pieris brassicae chromosome 3, ilPieBrab1.1, whole genome shotgun sequence genome:
- the LOC123707809 gene encoding ras-specific guanine nucleotide-releasing factor 1-like, whose protein sequence is MLSPKIQRSIRVNDGQLIALSERAQYDHSQAGYLHKRSSDNTKWQLRWFILYQNLLFYYESENNTRPTGVLLLEGSYCERLSKSPIERNASFCFIISYRRESQRQYELRAASEVDCVHWVDAIREASFNKLLLQKEELEQKQLHLLQVVESERTSRWQYAQQCEELSNEVKKLRSELYAYKKEHEPSTRATSTSSLSPTLSDEIDPSELRKIKKVQSFFRGWLCRRRWKQIVEQYIKSPHAESMRKRNSLVFKMVEAEEEYLEQMEILVTCFLRPFKMAASSKKPPCTHEDVNSIFLNSETVLFLHQIFFKGLTSRMESWPTLVLGDLFDMLLPMLTIYQEYVRNHHYSLQVLTECKQSQPFTHLLARLESKTACQGRSLETFLTFPMHQIPRYIITLHELLAHTPHDHVERRSLQHARAQLEELSRQMHDEVSETENLRKNLAVERMIIEGCDILLDVNQVFIRQGTLSQVVGKGRRATLQSRQAFLFSNYLLLTTRAPGGRLHLPPSGRLPLHDALLIEDPSSHDDDDTASVCSSPGGDCYQSKDFKILVEVKGEHICAQLVAATIEEKAAWTSELAQCMESAALTELLRASGACGTASASLPACRSDRALFTDDVDIRFSRTLNSCKVPQIRSATPQRLLQRLTDLRFLSVDFLNTFLLTYRVFTDGVTVLEALKAVFYEQSQQDMDLPPPPDAARKASGASSVSGYGSEYGDRDWQSRFWRIQRGKSEEEDKLSPYLMAPSRRASAVGKQPEEENKENSHLTIPKIMATSSSNETLKGTSPSSPGAISSVTLVGSRKSSPEHAIEVVKKESPTKDKDNDKAAKLMKDESIELVDQSDEDIKYKEEEQEKHKPKIEEKFKISQRFSEVSISHIQRVRTMSESPRRLQPSAGQSAAELRRRSEGARETAPPTHEPRRASDTAARISRRSVSERRATNSSINGERRRHWGGSSEPRSSVTSQVSQMQNYRRETGQPKAGVVITSFRQSHRSFGKEPLWSSTSTAAVAFAVATSASSNPRSPPANSPTQARRDSVISTAATMRVLNVLRHWISKHSSDFWSDERLRGLTMDFLKEIESSPGLLPSEHKAASQLLRLLERSPDRNVDLKAIFAPPKVPTKECLETLSALEIAEQMTYLDYQIFSSIHSEEFLGQAWTKADKAERAPHILMMTAHFNHISSLVISEILKRVPFPGTPRDLPELQEHALKCRVGSIEKWIAVADIARCLHNFNGILQICAALSNTSIFRLKKTWEKVSKTSKQTLERLQNLTSSECRFRNLRDALHRCDPPCIPYLGMYLSDLSFIEEGTSNFTPEGLLNFSKMRMIAHVIREIRNFQQTPYKIDRIPKVSDFLLDPALAYSEEVQYTLSLEQEPRASRGSASGITVTPPSPASPSAQRRRRASLAALAPLRAER, encoded by the exons ACAGAAGCAATTGCATCTTCTTCAGGTAGTGGAAAGCGAGCGTACGTCTCGATGGCAATACGCACAGCAATGCGAGGAACTGTCAAATGAAGTGAAGAAACTACGCTCTgag TTATATGCTTACAAGAAAGAACATGAGCCATCTACACGGGCGACGTCCACCAGCAGCCTATCTCCGACTCTTTCTGATGAAATTGATCCGTCGGAGTTGCGCAAAATTAAGAAAGTCCAG AGTTTCTTCCGAGGCTGGCTTTGCCGACGCCGGTGGAAACAAATTGTGGAACAATACATCAAGAGTCCACATGCCGAGAGCATGAGAAAAAGAAacag TCTCGTTTTTAAAATGGTCGAAGCCGAAGAAGAGTATTTGGAACAAATGGAAATAttg GTGACGTGTTTCCTTCGACCATTCAAAATGGCCGCCAGTTCTAAGAAGCCCCCGTGCACTCACGAAGACGTCAATTCCATATTTCTGAACAGTGAGACCGTGTTATTTCTACACCAGATCTTCTTCAAAGGTCTTACTTCGAGAATGGAGTCGTGGCCAACACTTGTCTTAG gaGACCTATTCGACATGTTACTCCCGATGCTGACAATATACCAGGAGTACGTACGGAATCATCACTACTCTCTCCAAGTACTAACTGAGTGCAAGCAATCACAGCCTTTCACCCACCTACTCGCTCGGCTGGAAAGCAAGACGGCATGCCAAGGACGATCTTTGGAAACCTTCTTAACGTTTCCTATGCATCag ATCCCACGCTATATAATAACTCTGCATGAGCTGCTGGCCCATACCCCACACGACCATGTGGAGAGACGTAGTCTTCAACATGCGCGTGCGCAGTTAGAAGAACTATCGCGGCAAATGCACGATGAA gTGAGTGAAACGGAAAATCTGCGCAAGAACTTAGCAGTTGAACGAATGATTATTGAAGGATGCGATATATTGTTGGATGTGAATCAAGTGTTTATACGGCAAG gaacTCTGTCCCAAGTGGTGGGTAAGGGCCGTCGTGCAACATTGCAGTCAAGACAGGCCTTTCTCTTTAGCAACTACCTTCTGCTTACCACAAGAGCACCTGGTGGGCGTCTTCATCTTCCACCATCAGGGAGGCTACCACTGCATGATGCACTACTTATCGAGGATCCATCCAGCCATGACGATGACG ATACTGCGTCGGTTTGTTCGTCACCTGGTGGTGACTGCTATCAAAGCAAAGACTTCAAAATACTCGTTGAAGTTAAAGGAGAACACATATGTGCTCAGttag TGGCAGCAACAATAGAAGAGAAAGCTGCTTGGACGAGCGAGTTGGCCCAATGTATGGAAAGTGCGGCTTTAACTGAGTTACTAAGAGCCTCTGGGGCTTGTGGTACTGCATCGGCCAGTTTACCGGCATGCAG GTCTGATCGGGCCCTTTTCACTGACGACGTCGATATCAGATTCAGCAGAACTCTGAACTCTTGCAAAGTACCACAAATACGATCTGCCACGCCCCAACGCTTACTTCAGAGATTGACAg ATCTTCGCTTTCTCTCCGTGGACTTCTTAAACACGTTCCTCCTAACATACCGTGTGTTTACTGATGGAGTGACGGTATTGGAGGCCTTGAAGGCAGTGTTTTATGAACAATCTCAGCAGGATATGGACCTTCCACCACCACCCGATGCTGCAAGGAAAGCTAGTGGGGCTAGCTCTGTCTCGG GTTATGGTTCAGAATACGGTGACAGAGATTGGCAGTCAAGATTTTGGCGCATCCAACGAGGAAAAA GCGAAGAAGAAGATAAATTGTCGCCCTACTTAATGGCACCATCAAGACGGGCCTCAGCAGTTGGAAAG cAGCCTGAAGAAGAGAATAAAGAAAACAGTCATCTAACAATTCCAAAAATAATGGCGACCTCTTCCAGCAACGAAACGTTAAA AGGTACTTCTCCATCCTCTCCTGGAGCCATTAGCTCCGTAACTCTAGTGGGGAGTCGTAAAAGTAGCCCAGAACACGCTATTGAAGTTGTTAAAAAAGAATCGCCGACCAAAGATAAAGATAATGATAAAGCAGCTAAACTGATGAAGGATGAAAGTATCGAACTGGTGGACCAGAGCGATGAAGATATTAAGTACAAGGAAGAGGAACAAGAGAAACATAAGCCTAAAATTGAAGAGAAGTTTAAGATTTCTCAGAGATTTTCAGAG GTTAGTATCTCTCACATCCAACGAGTACGTACGATGTCAGAAAGTCCCCGACGGCTCCAACCAAGCGCAGGGCAAAGCGCCGCGGAGCTCCGTCGTAGATCGGAAGGGGCTCGGGAAACTGCGCCTCCAACGCATGAACCTCGCCGCGCGTCGGATACCGCAGCACGCATTTCTAGAAGGTCGGTCAG TGAACGTCGTGCTACAAATTCATCGATAAATGGAGAAAGACGACGTCATTGGGGAGGTTCGTCAGAGCCACGCTCTTCTGTCACCTCCCAAGTTTCACAAATGCAG AACTATCGCCGCGAAACTGGTCAACCGAAAGCTGGAGTAGTCATAACTTCATTCAGACAATCACATAGGAG CTTTGGAAAAGAACCATTGTG gAGCAGTACATCAACTGCTGCTGTGGCCTTTGCTGTGGCTACATCTGCTTCATCAAATCCTCGATCACCGCCAGCTAACTCTCCCACACAAGCGAGAAGAGATTCTGTCATATCAACCGCTGCTACTATGAGGGTCTTGAATGTACTACG GCACTGGATATCGAAACACTCATCTGACTTCTGGTCTGATGAACGTCTTCGCGGTCTTACCATGGATTTCCTGAAAGAGATAGAGAGTAGTCCTGGTCTGCTACCGTCCGAACATAAAGCGGCTTCACAATTATTGCGGCTTCTTGAACGGTCTCCGGACAGAAATGTTGACTTAAAAGCCATTTTTGCTCCACCAAAG GTACCTACTAAAGAATGCCTCGAGACGTTGTCGGCCCTCGAAATTGCAGAACAGATGACATATCTTGATTATCAGATATTCAGTTCGATTCACAGCGa GGAGTTCCTAGGACAGGCGTGGACGAAGGCTGACAAAGCAGAACGCGCTCCTCATATATTAATGATGACGGCTCATTTCAACCATATATCTAGCCTCGTCATCTCAGAGATTCTAAAAAGAGTGCCGTTTCCAG GAACCCCTCGTGATCTCCCTGAACTCCAAGAGCACGCTCTCAAATGTCGTGTTGGTTCCATCGAAAAGTGGATAGCCGTTGCGGACATAGCTCGCTGTCTTCACAACTTTAACGGAATATTACAGATTTGCGCAGCTCTCTCGAATACATCTATATTTAGACTTAAAAAGACCTGGGAGAAGGTTTCGAAGACG agCAAACAAACACTAGAGAGACTACAAAATCTAACTTCGTCTGAGTGTCGCTTCAGGAATTTGAGAGACGCTTTACACAG ATGTGACCCGCCCTGCATCCCATACCTGGGCATGTATCTGTCAGACCTCTCATTCATAGAAGAGGGAACTTCGAACTTCACACCGGAAGGACTACTCAACTTTTCCAAGATGAGAATG aTAGCTCATGTAATCCGGGAGATACGTAATTTCCAACAAACGCCATACAAAATTGATCGGATCCCAAAG GTCAGCGATTTTCTATTGGATCCAGCTCTGGCATACTCAGAAGAGGTGCAATACACATTGTCTTTAGAGCAGGAGCCTCGCGCTTCCCGGGGCTCCGCTAGTGGAATTACAGTGACTCCACCCTCGCCCGCCTCACCATCTGCCCAGCGCCGGCGTAGGGCTTCCCTTGCTGCATTAGCACCTCTTAGGGCTGAGCGTTAg